Proteins encoded by one window of Sciurus carolinensis chromosome 12, mSciCar1.2, whole genome shotgun sequence:
- the LOC124961814 gene encoding dimethylaniline monooxygenase [N-oxide-forming] 3-like: MGKKVAIVGAGVSGLAAIRSCLEEGLEPTCFERSDDVGGLWKFSEHMEEGRASIYPSVFANSSKEMMCFPDFPYPEDFPVFMHNSKIQEYLMAFAREKDLLRHIQFQTLVSSISKRPDFSITGQWDVETEKNGKKESSVFDAVMICSGHHVYPNLPKESFPGLKQFRGECFHSREYKGPGPWRGKRVLVIGLGNSGSDIAIELSRTAEKVVISSRSGSWVLSRVWDDGYPWDMVLITRFQTLLKHSLPTAISNWWYTKQMNSKFKHENYGLRPLNGTLRKEPVFNDDLPAHILCGTVSVKPNVKKFTETSAIFEDGTVFEDIDCVIFATGYSNAYPFLEDSIFKSRNNEVTLYKGIFPPQLEKSTLAVIGLVQSLGAAIPTTDLQARWASRVVKGTCTLPSVKDMMSDIDEKMGKKLKWFGQSETIQTDYIIYMDELASFIGVKPSIPWLFLTDPRLATEVFFGPCSPYQFRLVGPGKWPGARNAILTQWDRTLKPTRTRTVGEIQKPHVPAQLFKFLALPVLLLALFLVWI; the protein is encoded by the exons ATGGGGAAGAAAGTGGCCATCGTTGGAGCTGGCGTCAGCGGCCTGGCTGCCATCAGGAGCTGTCTGGAGGAGGGGCTGGAGCCCACCTGCTTTGAGAGGAGCGATGACGTGGGCGGGCTGTGGAAGTTCTCG GAACACATGGAAGAGGGCAGGGCTAGCATCTACCCGTCGGTCTTTGCAAACTCTTCCAAGGAGATGATGTGCTTCCCAGACTTTCCATATCCCGAGGACTTCCCCGTCTTCATGCACAACAGCAAGATCCAGGAGTACCTCATGGCCTTCGCCAGAGAAAAGGACCTTTTAAGACACATACAGTTCCAG aCACTTGTCTCCAGTATAAGTAAGCGTCCTGATTTCTCAATTACTGGCCAGTGGGATGTCGAAACTGAAAAGAATGGTAAAAAAGAGTCATCTGTCTTCGATGCCGTTATGATTTGTTCTGGACATCATGTGTACCCCAACCTACCGAAAGAGTCCTTTCCAG GTCTGAAGCAGTTTCGAGGCGAGTGCTTCCACAGCAGGGAATACAAGGGGCCCGGCCCGTGGCGGGGGAAGCGCGTCCTGGTGATCGGCCTGGGGAACTCAGGCTCTGACATCGCCATAGAACTCAGCCGCACAGCTGAAAAG GTCGTCATCAGCTCCAGGAGCGGATCCTGGGTGCTGAGCCGGGTCTGGGACGACGGCTACCCCTGGGACATGGTGCTTATCACCCGGTTTCAGACGTTGCTCAAGCACAGCTTGCCGACAGCCATCTCCAACTGGTGGTACACGAAGCAGATGAACTCCAAGTTCAAGCACGAGAACTACGGCCTGAGGCCCTTGAATGG AACCCTGAGGAAAGAGCCTGTGTTCAATGACGATCTCCCCGCCCACATCCTGTGTGGCACCGTGTCCGTCAAGCCTAATGTGAAGAAGTTCACAGAGACCTCAGCCATTTTCGAGGACGGGACGGTGTTTGAGGACATCGACTGTGTCATCTTCGCCACAGGCTATAGTAATGCCTACCCCTTCCTTGAGGACTCCATCTTCAAGAGTAGAAACAACGAAGTCACCTTGTACAAAGGCATCTTCCCCCCTCAGCTCGAGAAATCCACCTTGGCTGTGATTGGCCTTGTCCAGTCCCTGGGGGCTGCCATCCCCACGACTGACCTGCAGGCCCGCTGGGCAAGCCGAGTAGTGAAGG GAACTTGCACTTTGCCTTCTGTGAAAGACATGATGAGTGACATTGAtgagaaaatggggaaaaagCTCAAATG GTTTGGCCAAAGCGAGACCATACAGACGGACTACATCATTTACATGGATGAACTGGCCTCCTTTATTGGGGTGAAGCCCAGCATCCCGTGGCTGTTCCTCACAGATCCCAGATTGGCCACAGAAGTTTTCTTCGGCCCCTGCAGCCCCTACCAATTCAGGCTGGTGGGCCCAGGGAAGTGGCCAGGAGCCAGGAACGCCATCCTGACCCAGTGGGACCGGACGCTGAAGCCCACGAGGACACGCACAGTGGGAGAGATACAGAAGCCTCACGTGCCGGCTCAGCTCTTCAAGTTCCTGGCTCTTCCCGTTCTgcttcttgctcttttccttgtGTGGATCTAA